Proteins found in one Pseudochaenichthys georgianus chromosome 13, fPseGeo1.2, whole genome shotgun sequence genomic segment:
- the rbp2a gene encoding retinol-binding protein 2a, which translates to MPADYNGRWEMVSNDKFEDIMKAIDIDFATRKIASHLSQTKVIVQDGDKFETKTLSTFRNYEVNFTIGEEFEEQTKGLDNRKVMTTVTRDGDKLVCVQKGEKDNRGWKQWLEGDMLHLEIHVLDKVCRQVFKKSQ; encoded by the exons ATGCCTGCAGACTATAATGGACGATGGGAGATGGTGAGCAACGACAAATTCGAGGACATCATGAAGGCCATCG ACATTGACTTTGCCACCAGAAAGATAGCGTCCCACCTGAGCCAGACCAAGGTGATCGTGCAGGACGGAGACAAGTTCGAGACGAAGACGCTGAGCACCTTCAGGAACTACGAGGTCAACTTCACCATCGGGGAGGAGTTCGAGGAGCAGACAAAGGGCCTGGACAACCGGAAGGTCATG aCAACGGTTACCCGGGATGGGGACAAGCTGGTGTGTGTTCAGAAGGGCGAGAAAGATAATCGGGGCTGGAAGCAGTGGCTCGAGGGAGACATGCTTCACCTG GAAATCCACGTGCTCGACAAAGTCTGCCGCCAAGTGTTTAAGAAGAGCCAATAA